One genomic window of Camelina sativa cultivar DH55 chromosome 5, Cs, whole genome shotgun sequence includes the following:
- the LOC104786210 gene encoding mitotic spindle checkpoint protein BUBR1-like isoform X2, whose amino-acid sequence MAAETRVQISDPEAEFLNSKQETGYEWELFKENVRPLKRGRNVGILNHALKSQSDHQLKKDLIEKRRKLIEAIDEYDGDDPLFPWIECIKWVQEAFPPGGECSGLLVIYEQCVRKFWHSERYKDDLRYLKVWLEYAEHCADAEVIYKFLEVNEIGKTHAVYYIANALHMEFKNKVKTANEIFNLGISRNAKPVEKLNDAYKKFMVRTMRRSNTAEEEPKENSDLPSRSFGTLLSRGDNNARRQVLGSSNIQAKKPKPTQSSKTPFAIYTDAVSDTTSGNQPESDKSKPEFGSWLMLGGRAERNKENNSLPRKWASFKVPQKPIVRTAPASASTFEVFVDEEECTEERGNKKKTDETISSSSNALPLNDGLEIKKETELLRQNPLRHFPPNSFLR is encoded by the exons ATGGCCGCCGAAACTAGGGTTCAGATCTCAGATCCAGAAGCAGAGTTTCTCAATTCGAAGCAAGAGACTGGATACGAATGGGAGCTTTTCAAGGAGAACGTACGACCATTGAAGAGAGGACGCAATGTTGGTATTCTCAACCACGCTCTCAAATCTCAATCCGACCATCAATTGAAGAAAGATCTCATCGAGAAACGCAG GAAGTTGATTGAGGCTATTGATGAGTACGACGGTGATGACCCTTTGTTTCCTTGGATCGA GTGTATAAAATGGGTACAGGAGGCTTTTCCACCAGGAGGAGAATGCTCGGGTTTGTTAGTGATATATGAGCAATGTGTTCGTAAGTTTTGGCACTCGGAACGTTACAAGGATGATCTCCGTTATCTCAAAGTTTGGTTGGAATAT GCGGAGCATTGTGCTGATGCAGAAGTTATATACAAGTTTTTGGAGGTTAATGAAATTGGAAAGACACATGCTGTCTACTACATAGCTAATGCTTTGCATATGGAGTTTAAGAATAAGGTGAAAACTGCTAATGAGATCTTCAATCTCGGTATCTCTAG AAATGCAAAGCCTGTGGAAAAGTTGAATGATGCGTACAAGAAATTCATGGTGAGAACGATGAGAAGGTCCAACACAGCTGAAGAA GAACCAAAGGAGAATAGTGACTTACCATCAAGAAGCTTTGGAACTTTATTGTCTAGGGGAGATAATA ATGCAAGGAGGCAGGTGTTAGGAAGTTCTAACATACAagccaaaaaaccaaaaccgacTCA ATCATCCAAGACACCGTTTGCTATCTACACAGATGCAGTTTCAGACACTACATCAGGGAATCAACCAGAATCAGACAAGTCAAAGCCAGAGTTTGGTAGTTGGCTCATGCTTGGAGGCCGAGCTGAgaggaacaaagaaaacaattctTTACCTAGAAAATGGGCATCATTCAAG GTACCTCAGAAACCCATAGTGAGAACTGCACCAGCCTCTGCTTCAACCTTTGAGGTTTTTGTCGATGAAGAAGAATGCACAGA agagagaggaaacaagaagaagactgatgaaactatctcatcatcatcaaacgcTCTGCCCCTTAATGATGGCCTTGAGATAAAGAA AGAAACAGAGCTGCTTCGACAGAACCCTTTAAGACATTTCCCACCCAACAGCTTCctacgatga
- the LOC104786210 gene encoding mitotic spindle checkpoint protein BUBR1-like isoform X1: protein MAAETRVQISDPEAEFLNSKQETGYEWELFKENVRPLKRGRNVGILNHALKSQSDHQLKKDLIEKRRKLIEAIDEYDGDDPLFPWIECIKWVQEAFPPGGECSGLLVIYEQCVRKFWHSERYKDDLRYLKVWLEYAEHCADAEVIYKFLEVNEIGKTHAVYYIANALHMEFKNKVKTANEIFNLGISRNAKPVEKLNDAYKKFMVRTMRRSNTAEEQEPKENSDLPSRSFGTLLSRGDNNARRQVLGSSNIQAKKPKPTQSSKTPFAIYTDAVSDTTSGNQPESDKSKPEFGSWLMLGGRAERNKENNSLPRKWASFKVPQKPIVRTAPASASTFEVFVDEEECTEERGNKKKTDETISSSSNALPLNDGLEIKKETELLRQNPLRHFPPNSFLR, encoded by the exons ATGGCCGCCGAAACTAGGGTTCAGATCTCAGATCCAGAAGCAGAGTTTCTCAATTCGAAGCAAGAGACTGGATACGAATGGGAGCTTTTCAAGGAGAACGTACGACCATTGAAGAGAGGACGCAATGTTGGTATTCTCAACCACGCTCTCAAATCTCAATCCGACCATCAATTGAAGAAAGATCTCATCGAGAAACGCAG GAAGTTGATTGAGGCTATTGATGAGTACGACGGTGATGACCCTTTGTTTCCTTGGATCGA GTGTATAAAATGGGTACAGGAGGCTTTTCCACCAGGAGGAGAATGCTCGGGTTTGTTAGTGATATATGAGCAATGTGTTCGTAAGTTTTGGCACTCGGAACGTTACAAGGATGATCTCCGTTATCTCAAAGTTTGGTTGGAATAT GCGGAGCATTGTGCTGATGCAGAAGTTATATACAAGTTTTTGGAGGTTAATGAAATTGGAAAGACACATGCTGTCTACTACATAGCTAATGCTTTGCATATGGAGTTTAAGAATAAGGTGAAAACTGCTAATGAGATCTTCAATCTCGGTATCTCTAG AAATGCAAAGCCTGTGGAAAAGTTGAATGATGCGTACAAGAAATTCATGGTGAGAACGATGAGAAGGTCCAACACAGCTGAAGAA CAGGAACCAAAGGAGAATAGTGACTTACCATCAAGAAGCTTTGGAACTTTATTGTCTAGGGGAGATAATA ATGCAAGGAGGCAGGTGTTAGGAAGTTCTAACATACAagccaaaaaaccaaaaccgacTCA ATCATCCAAGACACCGTTTGCTATCTACACAGATGCAGTTTCAGACACTACATCAGGGAATCAACCAGAATCAGACAAGTCAAAGCCAGAGTTTGGTAGTTGGCTCATGCTTGGAGGCCGAGCTGAgaggaacaaagaaaacaattctTTACCTAGAAAATGGGCATCATTCAAG GTACCTCAGAAACCCATAGTGAGAACTGCACCAGCCTCTGCTTCAACCTTTGAGGTTTTTGTCGATGAAGAAGAATGCACAGA agagagaggaaacaagaagaagactgatgaaactatctcatcatcatcaaacgcTCTGCCCCTTAATGATGGCCTTGAGATAAAGAA AGAAACAGAGCTGCTTCGACAGAACCCTTTAAGACATTTCCCACCCAACAGCTTCctacgatga
- the LOC104786211 gene encoding trihelix transcription factor ASR3-like, producing MALEQQLGLGVSAVDGGGGENSSAPSNDGGDDGVKTARLPRWTRQEILVLIQGKRVAENRVRRGRAAGMALGSGQLEPKWASVSSYCRRHGVNRGPVQCRKRWSNLAGDYKKIKEWESQVKEETESYWVMRNDVRREKKLPGFFDKEVYDIVDGGVIPPPAVPTLSLGLAPASEEGLLSDFDRLDKLNSTPVPKSVPDVVDKEKQAACGADQGRVKEKHPGGANVEGASTSQEERKRKRTSTGEREEKEEEEGETKKMQNQLIEILERNGQLLAAQLEVQNLNLKLDREQRKDHGDSLVAVLNKLADAVTKIADKL from the exons ATGGCTCTGGAACAACAGTTAGGATTAGGAGTGAGCGCCGTTGACGGCGGCGGTGGAGAGAACAGTAGTGCGCCGTCAAATGACGGTGGAGATGACGGCGTTAAAACGGCGAGGCTTCCTCGTTGGACGAGGCAAGAGATTCTTGTGCTGATTCAGGGGAAGAGAGTGGCGGAGAACAGAGTCCGGCGAGGGAGAGCGGCGGGTATGGCTCTAGGGTCGGGTCAACTGGAGCCTAAATGGGCTTCCGTGTCTTCTTACTGCAGACGCCACGGGGTTAACCGTGGACCGGTTCAGTGCCGTAAAAGATGGAGCAATCTGGCGGGAGATTATAAGAAGATTAAAGAATGGGAGTCTCAGGTTAAAGAAGAGACGGAGTCGTATTGGGTTATGAGGAATGATGTTCGTAGGGAGAAGAAGCTTCCTGGTTTTTTCGATAAGGAGGTTTATGATATTGTTGATGGTGGTGTCATTCCTCCTCCGGCGGTTCCGACGCTTTCTCTTGGGTTGGCTCCGGCGTCGGAGGAAGGGTTGTTGTCTGATTTTGATCGGCTGGATAAGTTGAATTCGACTCCTGTGCCCAAATCAGTTCCTG ATGTTGTAGACAAGGAGAAGCAAGCAGCTTGTGGAGCAgatcaag GTAGAGTGAAAGAGAAGCATCCCGGAGGAGCAAATGTGGAAGGTGCATCGACATCACAAGAAGAGAGAAAGCGTAAACGAACATCTAcaggtgaaagagaagaaaaagaagaagaagaaggtgaaacgAAGAAGATGCAGAATCAATTGATAGAGATACTAGAAAGAAATGGGCAGTTGTTGGCGGCACAGCTTGAGGTTCAGAATTTAAACTTGAAACTAGACAGAGAGCAAAGAAAAGATCACGGTGATAGCTTAGTCGCTGTTCTCAACAAGCTCGCAGATGCTGTGACGAAAATTGCAGATAAGTTGTAG
- the LOC104786212 gene encoding RNA polymerase II C-terminal domain phosphatase-like 3 — translation MLAARSGCSRTLIRMGNDENLMVLGDVEEGEIPDSVNTSIEVKLNTTVTDIGGGDVDGARVVGSGGGGSSGKPRVWTMKDLLHQYPGYCGYVNSGLSNLAWANAVKNKPLNEGLGMDYEPRESDKIVVIEDSDDEKEEGELEEGEIDLVEESASDENLVARVEEVTDSVVLKTVSEVDDDRIQKERDLENKVKLIRGVLESTSLVEAQTAFEGVCSRLLGALESLRELVSDNDDFPKRDTLVQLSFASLQTINSVFCSLDNISKELNKETMSRLLTLVNDHFSRFLSSNQKNEIEAMNQNLSRSAIALYAGTSGGEENVTRMTQTSNGDSFLAKKLSSEGAHRGASYVRSRFPMLPLLDLHKDHDADSLPSPTRETTPSLPVNFRHTMVRPGFPVSRESKATEGAKVYPYESDALKAVSTYQKKFGLNSVFKTDDLPSPTPSGEPNDGNGDIGGEVSSSVVRSSNPGTLLIYGQDVPLPSNFSSRSMPVANAVSSTVPPHHLSIHAISAPTTVDQTVKPSAKSRDPRLRLAKPDVANVTVNSYSSGDARNLSKVELSADLVNPRKQKAADELFIDGPAWKRQKSDMDAPKAAGTGGWLEDTESSELPKVDTKPRPIENGVTSMTTSVMPTSAVSVSQKVPTASIDAASLQSLLKDIAVNPTMLLNLLKMGERQKVPEKAVQKPMDPRRAAQLPGSSVSTPFSIPASNALAANSSKPGVLQDSSQNAPSDESGSIRMKPRDPRRILHGSTLQRTDSLVEKQSKVNESSTMGALTIKGKTEDLETPSQLVPRQNISQNGTGRMKISGGKTPDFSTQFTKNLKNIADMVVVSQQVGNPPATTHSVELKTERDVKHNPSNPNGQEESVSVSPTSVTAAAGPTRSMNSWGDVEHLFEGYDDMERVAIQRERVRRLEEQNKMFASQKLSLVLDIDHTLLNSAKFNEVESRHEEILRKKEEQDREKTHRHLYRFPHMGMWTKLRPGIWNFLEKASKLYELHLYTMGNKLYATEMAKLLDPKGVLFNGRVISKGDDGDPIDGDERVPKSKDLEGVMGMESSVVIIDDSVRVWPHNKVNLIAVERYLYFPCSRRQFGLLGPSLLELDRDEVPEEGTLASSLAVIEKIHKSFFSNTSLDEVDVRNILASEQRKILAGCRIVFSRIIPVGEAKPHLHPLWQTAEQFGAVCTTQVDEHVTHVVTNSLGTDKVNWALSRGRFVVHPGWVEASAFLYQRANENLFAINP, via the exons ATGCTTGCGGCTCGATCTGGTTGTTCTAGAACCCTAATTCGAATGGGCAACGATGAAAATTTGATGGTATTGGGTGATGTAGAGGAAGGTGAGATTCCGGATTCGGTTAACACTTCGATTGAAGTTAAGCTGAATACTACTGTAACCGATATTGGCGGAGGAGACGTCGATGGAGCAAGAGTTGttggtagtggtggtggtggttctaGTGGCAAACCTAGGGTTTGGACAATGAAGGATTTGCTTCATCAGTATCCTGGTTATTGTGGATATGTGAATTCGGGTTTATCTAATCTTGCTTGGGCTAATGCTGTCAAGAACAAACCTCTCAATGAAGGTTTGGGAATGGATTATGAACCAAGAGAGAGTGATAAGATTGTTGTGATTGAAGATAGtgatgatgagaaagaagaggGAGAGTTGGAGGAAGGTGAGATTGATTTGGTGGAGGAGTCTGCTTCTGATGAGAATTTGGTTGCAAGAGTTGAGGAGGTAACTGATTCTGTCGTGTTGAAAACTGTTAGTGAAGTTGATGATGATCGTATTCAGAAGGAGAGAGATTTGGAGAACAAAGTGAAACTCATCCGTGGGGTGTTGGAGAGTACTTCGTTGGTAGAAGCACAGAC AGCATTTGAAGGAGTTTGTTCGAGGCTTTTGGGGGCTTTGGAGTCTTTGCGAGAGCTTGTTTCTGATAATGATGATTTTCCGAAGAGGGATACTTTAGTTCAACTGTCATTTGCTTCTCTTCAAACCATAAACTCT GTGTTTTGCTCGCTGGATAATATTTCCAAGGAGCTTAATAAGGAGACTATGTCAAG ATTGCTAACTCTTGTAAATGACCATTTTTCCCGGTTTCTCTCATCCAACCAGAAAAATGAG ATAGAGGCCATGAATCAGAATTTAAGTCGTTCTGCTATTGCACTTTATGCTGGAACCAGCGGGGGTGAGGAGAATGTTACTCGAATGACTCAGACAAGTAATGGTGATTCGTTTCTTGCCAAAAAGCTGTCTTCAGAAGGTGCCCATCGAGGAGCTTCCTACGTAAGGAGTAGGTTTCCTATGCTACCTCTGCTAGACCTTCATAAGGATCATGATGCAGACAGCCTTCCATCTCCCACAAGGGAAACAACACCAAGTTTACCAGTAAATTTTCGCCATACAATGGTTAGACCAGGTTTTCCCGTTAGTAGAGAGAGCAAAGCGACTGAAGGTGCCAAAGTCTATCCATATGAGAGTGATGCCCTTAAAGCAGTTTCTACCTACCAGAAAAAATTTGGTCTTAATTCAGTATTTAAGACAGATGACCTTCCAAGCCCAACACCATCAGGAGAACCTAATGATGGCAATGGAGACATTGGTGGAGAGGTTTCTAGTTCTGTTGTTAGGAGCTCCAATCCGGGGACCCTCCTAATTTATGGGCAAGACGTTCCTCTACCCTCCAATTTCAGTTCTAGAAGCATGCCTGTTGCAAATGCTGTATCTAGCACTGTTCCACCGCATCATCTGTCAATTCATGCTATTTCTGCGCCAACTACTG TTGATCAAACAGTGAAACCTTCTGCAAAGAGTCGAGATCCAAGACTACGGCTTGCGAAACCTGATGTTGCCAATGTAACTGTTAATTCGTACTCGTCCGGTGATGCTAGAAATCTTTCAAAAGTAGAACTTTCTGCGGACTTGGTGAACCCAAGAAAGCAAAAAGCCGCTGATGAACTTTTTATTGATGGGCCTGCATGGAAAAGACAAAAGAGTGATATGGATGCACCAAAAGCAGCTGGAACTGGTGGCTGGCTAGAGGATACAGAATCATCAGAACTTCCAAAAGTGGACACCAAGCCCAGGCCAATTGAGAACGGTGTAACATCTATGACAACAAGTGTTATGCCCACTAGTGCTGTTTCTGTGAGCCAAAAAGTACCAACAGCTTCAATTGACGCTGCATCATTGCAATCTCTTTTGAAGGATATTGCAGTAAATCCTACAATGCTACTGAATCTCCTTAAAATGGGAGAAAGGCAAAAGGTACCTGAAAAAGCTGTTCAGAAGCCCATGGATCCAAGAAGAGCAGCTCAACTTCCTGGCTCTTCTGTATCTACACCGTTTAGTATacccgcatcaaatgctttagCTGCTAATTCTTCAAAGCCAGGAGTGCTTCAGGATTCTTCCCAAAATGCCCCCTCA GACGAATCTGGAAGCATACGCATGAAACCTCGTGATCCTCGCCGAATCCTGCATGGAAGTACTCTTCAAAGAACGGACTCATTGGTGGAAAAGCAGTCCAAAGTTAATGAGTCCTCTACAATGGGAGCCTTGACTATTAAGGGTAAGACAGAAGACTTAGAAACACCTTCCCAGCTTGTGCCACGGCAAAATATTAGCCAGAATGGTACCGGCAGAATGAAAATTTCGGGTGGAAAGACACCAGATTTTTCAACACAATTCACCAAAAACCTGAAAAATATTGCTGATATGGTTGTTGTATCACAACAAGTTGGCAATCCCCCAGCAACCACGCATTCAGTAGAGCTTAAGACGGAAAGAGATGTTAAACATAATCCTTCAAATCCCAACGGCCAGGAAGAGAGCGTGTCAGTTTCACCCACATCAGTAACTGCTGCAGCTGGTCCCACTCGTTCGATGAACAGTTGGGGAGATGTGGAACACCTGTTTGAAGGGTATGATGACATGGAGAGAGTAGCTattcaaagagagagagttcgGAGGTTAGAGGAACAGAATAAAATGTTTGCATCTCAAAAGCTCTCTCTTGTCTTGGATATAGACCACACCCTTCTCAATTCAGCTAAG TTTAATGAAGTTGAATCCCGCCATGAGGAGATattaagaaagaaggaagaacaagatCGTGAGAAAACACATAGACATCTCTATCGCTTCCCCCATATGGGAATGTGGACGAAACTGAGACCAGGGATTTGGAATTTTTTGGAGAAG GCTAGCAAGCTGTACGAGTTACATCTTTACACAATGGGCAACAAATTGTATGCTACAGAGATGGCCAAACTGCTTGATCCCAAAGGGGTTCTCTTTAATGGACGAGTCATATCGAAAGGAGATGATGGAGATCCCATTGATGGAGACGAACGAGTACCTAAGAGCAAAGATTTAGAAGGAGTTATGGGTATGGAATCGTCTGTGGTGATCATAGACGACTCTGTCCGAGTATGGCCTCATAACAAAGTGAATTTAATAGCTGTTGAAAG atatctttattttccttgtagtagACGACAATTTGGGCTTCTGGGTCCCTCTCTTCTTGAGTTAGATCGTGATGAGGTACCTGAAGAGGGCACATTGGCATCTTCATTAGCG GTCATTgagaaaatacataaaagttTCTTCTCGAACACTTCACTAGACGAAGTAGATGTGAGAAATATTTTAGCTTCCGAGCAACGAAAGATATTGGCTGGTTGTCGAATTGTATTTAGTCGGATAATCCCAGTGGGTGAAGCCAAACCGCATTTGCATCCCTTGTGGCAAACAGCTGAGCAGTTTGGTGCTGTCTGCACAACACAGGTGGATGAACATGTCACTCATGTTGTCACCAATTCTCTTGGTACCGACAAG GTAAATTGGGCACTAAGCAGAGGTAGATTTGTTGTTCATCCTGGCTG GGTGGAAGCATCAGCTTTTCTGTACCAGAGAGCAAATGAGAACTTATTTGCCATCAACCCGTAA
- the LOC109132996 gene encoding uncharacterized protein LOC109132996 — protein MNHVVTSKGKKTTGPWYSINTVVFWLVEETLASTDHLISSCIGAALPRMGYIGPLSIFAFGTKEEHSSIASVPGIFFYESLDNKESTIIQNMLFRMTTHASSLSEEEEKCLMLIIKNPRKDDEILRVLDALESRGFHVLLVQPPHDDDEAQEVLFSSVDSVLQCTRLLDGSSPIDFDDPDSFCYSSQSSWETDYSDTDSDNLDDSTSYTWW, from the exons ATGAACCACGTCGTCAcctcaaaaggaaaaaaaactacag GGCCTTGGTACTCGATCAACACAGTCGTCTTCTGGCTCGTCGAGGAAACCCTAGCCTCTACTGATCATTTGATTTCCAGTTGTATCGGAGCAGCTCTTCCGAGAATGGGTTATATTGGTCCGTTGTCAATATTTGCTTTTGGTACTAAGGAGGAGCACAGCTCCATAGCTTCTGTTCCCGGAATTTTCTTCTACGAATCCCTAG ATAATAAAGAGTCTACTATAATCCAGAATATGTTATTTCGCATGACTACACATGCATCTTCCTTgtcggaggaggaagaaaaatgtttaatgtTAATCATAAAAAACCCGCGAAAAGACGACGAGATTCTCAGGGTTCTTGACGCTTTGGAATCAAGAGGTTTCCATGTTCTATTGGTTCAGCCTcctcatgatgatgatgaggcaCAAGAAGTATTATTTAGTTCTGTAGACTCAGTTTTGCAGTGTACTAGATTATTAGATGGTTCAAGTCCTATCGACTTTGATGACCCTGACAGCTTTTGTTATAGCAGCCAAAGCAGCTGGGAGACTGATTATTCTGATACTGATTCTGACAACCTAGACGACTCTACTAGCTATACTTGGTGGTAA